One Chaetodon trifascialis isolate fChaTrf1 chromosome 13, fChaTrf1.hap1, whole genome shotgun sequence DNA segment encodes these proteins:
- the rps24 gene encoding small ribosomal subunit protein eS24 isoform X3: MNDTVTVRTRKFMTNRLLQRKQMVVDVLHPGKATVPKTEIREKLAKMYKTTPDVVFVFGFRTQFGGGKTTGFAMVYDSLDYAKKNEPKHRLARHGLYEKKKTSRKQRKERKNRMKKVRGIKKASVGAAGKK; this comes from the exons ATG AATGACACAGTGACAGTCAGGACCCGCAAGTTCATGACGAACCGGCTGCTTCAGAGGAAGCAAATG GTTGTTGATGTCCTGCATCCAGGCAAGGCCACAGTCCCCAAGACTGAAATCAGGGAGAAGCTTGCCAAGATGTACAAGACCACCCCTGACGTTGTGTTCGTGTTTGGCTTCAGGACTCAGTTTGGTGGCGGCAAGACAACAGGCTTTGCCATGGTCTATGACTCCCTAGACTACGCTAAGAAGAATGAGCCCAAACACAGACTGGCCAGA CATGGTCTCTATGAGAAAAAGAAGACCTCAAGGAAACAGCGCAAGGAACGCAAGAACAGAATGAAGAAAGTACGAGGCATCAAGAAGGCCTCTGTTGGCGCTGCAGGCAAAAAG TGA
- the eif4ebp2 gene encoding eukaryotic translation initiation factor 4E-binding protein 2 → MSASRQHSESRAIPTRTVLINDTTQLPHDYCTTPGGTLFSTTPGGTRIIYDRKFLLDRRNSPIAQTPPAHLPVIPGVTSQNVLRENQKNEANNHINHDGKPANGDDAQFEMDI, encoded by the exons ATGTCGGCCAGTCGTCAGCATAGCGAGAGCAGGGCCATCCCGACCAGGACGGTGTTGATCAACGACACAACGCAGCTACCTCATGACTATTGCACCACCCCTGGAGGCACTTTATTCTCTACCACTCCCGGAG GAACCCGGATCATCTATGACCGTAAGTTCCTACTGGACAGGCGCAATTCTCCCATTGCCCAGACCCCCCCAGCCCACCTGCCTGTCATCCCTGGAGTGACAAGCCAAAATGTCCTGAGAGAGAACCAGAAGAATGAAGCCAACAACCACATCAACCACGATGGCAAGCCTGCAAACG gtGATGATGCTCAGTTTGAAATGGACATCTAA
- the ppa1b gene encoding inorganic pyrophosphatase, translated as MSFAVEERGNPNSLNYRLFFKNAEGKYVSPFHDIPIFAEESQNIFHMVVEVPRWTNAKMEIATKDLLNPIKQDVKKGKLRYVANVFPHKGYIWNYGAIPQTWEDPAHKDKDTGCCGDNDPIDVCEIGRKVCSRGEVIKVKALGILAMIDEGETDWKVIAINVEDPEANDLNNISDVRRLKPGFLEATVDWFKMYKVPDGKPENSFAFNEEFKDKDFAIEVIKSTHNLWKDLVSQKTSAGELNCKNTCVSASDSPYCCSADEATAAVCETCSFGKEEPIPSSVDKWFYYEKK; from the exons ATGAGCTTCGCAGTGGAAGAGAGGGGAAACCCGAACTCCCTGAACTACCGCCTGTTCTTCA AAAATGCTGAAGGAAAGTACGTCTCACCATTCCATGACATACCAATATTTGCTGAAGAGAGTCAG AACATCTTCCACATGGTTGTTGAAGTACCAAGATGGACAAATGCAAAGATGGAG ATCGCAACAAAAGACCTGTTGAACCCAATAAAGCAAGATGTGAAGAAGGGCAAGCTGCGATATGTTGCCAATGTGTTCCCGCATAAGGGCTACATCTGGAACTATGGAGCCATTCCTCAG ACGTGGGAAGATCCCGCACACAAAGATAAAGACACAGGCTGCTGTGGTGACAATGACCCCATTGATGTCTGCGAAATCGGCAGAAAG GTGTGTTCCCGTGGGGAGGTAATCAAGGTGAAGGCGCTCGGGATCCTGGCCATGATCGATGAGGGGGAGACTGATTGGAAAGTGATTGCAATCAACGTAGAGGACCCTGAAGCCAACGACTTGAACA ACATCAGTGATGTCCGGCGCCTGAAACCTGGTTTTCTGGAAGCCACGGTCGACTGGTTCAAAATGTACAAAGTGCCAGATGGTAAACCAGAGAACAGCTTCGCTTTCAATGAGGAGTTCAAGGACAAG GACTTTGCCATTGAAGTAATCAAGAGCACTCACAACCTCTGGAAAGACCTTGTTTCCCAAAAGACCAGCGCTGGTGAACTGAACTG CAAGAACACGTGTGTGTCGGCCAGTGACAGCCCTTACTGCTGCTCAGCAGATGAGgctacagctgctgtttgtgaa ACCTGTTCTTTTGGAAAAGAAGAACCCATCCCCTCATCAG TAGATAAATGGTTCTACTATGAGAAGAAGTAA
- the rps24 gene encoding small ribosomal subunit protein eS24 isoform X1 yields the protein MNDTVTVRTRKFMTNRLLQRKQMVVDVLHPGKATVPKTEIREKLAKMYKTTPDVVFVFGFRTQFGGGKTTGFAMVYDSLDYAKKNEPKHRLARHGLYEKKKTSRKQRKERKNRMKKVRGIKKASVGAAGKKVL from the exons ATG AATGACACAGTGACAGTCAGGACCCGCAAGTTCATGACGAACCGGCTGCTTCAGAGGAAGCAAATG GTTGTTGATGTCCTGCATCCAGGCAAGGCCACAGTCCCCAAGACTGAAATCAGGGAGAAGCTTGCCAAGATGTACAAGACCACCCCTGACGTTGTGTTCGTGTTTGGCTTCAGGACTCAGTTTGGTGGCGGCAAGACAACAGGCTTTGCCATGGTCTATGACTCCCTAGACTACGCTAAGAAGAATGAGCCCAAACACAGACTGGCCAGA CATGGTCTCTATGAGAAAAAGAAGACCTCAAGGAAACAGCGCAAGGAACGCAAGAACAGAATGAAGAAAGTACGAGGCATCAAGAAGGCCTCTGTTGGCGCTGCAGGCAAAAAGGTATTGTGA
- the rps24 gene encoding small ribosomal subunit protein eS24 isoform X2 yields MNDTVTVRTRKFMTNRLLQRKQMVVDVLHPGKATVPKTEIREKLAKMYKTTPDVVFVFGFRTQFGGGKTTGFAMVYDSLDYAKKNEPKHRLARHGLYEKKKTSRKQRKERKNRMKKVRGIKKASVGAAGKKK; encoded by the exons ATG AATGACACAGTGACAGTCAGGACCCGCAAGTTCATGACGAACCGGCTGCTTCAGAGGAAGCAAATG GTTGTTGATGTCCTGCATCCAGGCAAGGCCACAGTCCCCAAGACTGAAATCAGGGAGAAGCTTGCCAAGATGTACAAGACCACCCCTGACGTTGTGTTCGTGTTTGGCTTCAGGACTCAGTTTGGTGGCGGCAAGACAACAGGCTTTGCCATGGTCTATGACTCCCTAGACTACGCTAAGAAGAATGAGCCCAAACACAGACTGGCCAGA CATGGTCTCTATGAGAAAAAGAAGACCTCAAGGAAACAGCGCAAGGAACGCAAGAACAGAATGAAGAAAGTACGAGGCATCAAGAAGGCCTCTGTTGGCGCTGCAGGCAAAAAG AAATGA